The segment GGCACAAGCAGGACCGCATCACCGAAGCCATCGACGTCCGGCCGCCGACGGCCGAGGAAGCCGCCTTCCTCAAGCTCACCGAGGACCACCGCGTCTACGAGCTGACCCACACGGCGTACTCCGAGGACGGCACCGTCACCGAGGTGACCACGCACGTGATGCCGTGCCACCTGTGGAAGTTGGCCTACACGTGGTCGCCGGACGCCGCGTGACCGGGCCGACCCCCGTCGCCTTCACCCCCGGTGAGGGCGGCCGAGGATGGCCGGCCAAGCGGCGGCCCGGAACCACCCGCGTCAAGGTCGGTTGTATTCACCAGCGCTGACGCTACGATCACGAGAGAGGGGGTTGGCGTGTCGCGCGAGTCGGATGGTGCGTCAAGCGCCATCGGGCGGGGCGATGCCGACTCCCTCTCTCGTACCTCGGGCACTCACGCCCAACGGCGCATCAGCGCCGGACGCACAGCGGCGCATCAGCGCCAGACATACAGGAGAACGGCAGTGAAGACGTAGGAAAACGAGGAAGACCCTAGGTGATCCGGTGTTACCAGCACCGGGCCTAGGGCCTTCATACGCGGAGTTGGTGGTTTTCCGGACCCCTGCAACATGCCGCGTTCGCTCGCCCCCACTGTAAGGCACTGATGTGTCGGGGTGCATGCGCGCGGCGGAGAGGCTTTCCAACGTGGCAGCACCACGGAACGAGGTAATTCCGTTCCAAACAGCGCCAGCAACACACAGCGCGCCCGCCGAAAGTGGCGGAAATATCAACTCGGCACGCGAGGATTCGCGTGCCGCTTTCGCACGAATTGCCGATGCGCTGACTGGCCACGGCTGCAACCCGCGTCAGCGCGGTGACCACCTGGACGCCCGGTGCCCGTCGCATGAGGACCGTCGCCCGTCCCTCTCGGTTGACTGGCGACCGTCGCCCGGCCGGGTGCTGGTGTGCTGCCAGCGCGGCTGCACCACGGAGCAGGTAGCCGACTCGCTCGGTCTGGCGATGGCCGACCTGTACGACGCACCGCGTGCTGCCGGCACCCCCCGGGCCGGTAGCACGACCGCCGCGCGCAAGCGGTCCGCCCGCCCGGCCGCCAGCACGCGCCCGGCGAAGCCGAAGGCGGCCGGGGCGGAGTGCGCGCACGAGTGGCGCAAGGTCGCGGAGTACACCTACAGCGACGCTGACGGCACGGTGACCGGGTGGGTGATCCGCAAGCGGTGCGAGGGGTGCGGCGAGAAGCTGTTCGCTCAGGCGCGGCCGGGTGCGTCCGGGCGCCGGGAGTACAAGGCGCCGACGGAGCGCCCGCTGTACCGGCTGCCGGACGTCTTGGCCGCCGTTTCCTACGGCCTGCCGGTGTACGTGGTCGAAGGCGAGAAGGACGCCGACAACGGCGCCGCTGCCGGCATGGTGACCACGACCAACCCGACCGGGGCAGAGAAGTGGCTGCCGGAGCACACCCAAGCTCTGACCGGCGCTCACGTGGTCATCGTGGCCGACCGCGACGCCAGCGGCTACCGACACGCCGCGAAGGTCCGGGACGCGCTGGACGGGGTGGCCGCGTCGGTGCGCGTGGTCCGTGGTCTGGTGGTCGAGACGAAGGCGGACCTGTCCGACCACTTGGCGGCCGGCCACGGGGCGGACGCCCTGGAGGAGTTCGACCCGGCCGCCGAGTTGGCCGCGCTGCGACCGGCGGTTGCCCCGACCGACGCCCCGGCGGACGATGCCGAGACGGAGCCGGAGGAGTCGGCCGGCGGCACCGTGGTTCCCTTCCCGCGTCACGGTGGTGAGGGTGGCGGCCGGCACGGCGGGGGCGGTGGCCGCGGTGGCGGCGCGGCGAAGCCGGATGAGTTCCCGATCCCCACGACCAACGGCGGGTCGTGGACGGCCCGCCTGACGCACGGTCGGGGGATCTACCGCAACGACGCGAAGATCTGCGAATTCCCGTACGTCTTGGAGGTCGTTCACCGTCGCATGGCGCGGGGCAAGCGGGAGGAGTTCCGCCTGTGCCTTGACCCGGAGGGGAAGGGCCCGGTGGTCCGGGTCGGTCGCCAGGATCTGCCGCGCGGTGAGTGGGGCGCTGATCTCGGCGCCGCGCTGCCGGTGGATAAGAAGATCCTGGACTGTCTGGCAACGGCCGTCATCGTGGAGGGGTACCGCAAGGGCGTCATCCACGACACCACGCCCGGCTTCGACGGTGCCGGCCTGTTGGCCGTGCCTCCGGCGGACGTGCTCCCCGAGGGCTACGGCACCGTGGCCGACTGCACCGAGGACGACGCCCGCGCCGGGTGGAAGGAGATGGCCCAACAGGCTGCCGAGCACCCGAAGATGGCCCTTGCGCTCGGCATCGCGGCGTTCTCCCCGTACGTCGGCCCGATGCGCCGTCAGCCGTTCACCTGCCACCTGTGCGGCGACGCCCGACAGGGCAAGACCACCGCGACCTACGCGGCTGCCGCGCTGTTCGGCAACCCCCGCGTGATCGTGCGCAAGTGGTCCCGCTCGATCCCCGGCCTGTCCTACGGGCTGGCCGCGCTCGGCGTGCTCCCGCCGTTCAACGATGAGTTGGGGGGCGCCGGATTCACTCCGGTGCAGCTCGAAGAAGTGGTGTTCACCATCGCGCAGCGCGGCCAGCGCACCACCGCCACCCGCTACACCAAGGAAGCCGAGACGTCCCCGCCGTGGGACGGCACCGCGTTCTCCACCGGCAACAACTCGATCATCGGGCAGGTAGCCAACCCGGGTGTGCACGCCCGCGTCGTGGAGATCGCAACCCCGATCGTCGGCCCGCCGAACACCGAGCAGGGCGCCAAGTGCGCGGAGTACTTCACGGGCCAGGACGACGACGAAGGCGCCGGAGCCGTTGACCGGTTCTACGGGTGGCCGCTGCGCTGGATCCGCGGCGTTGCGGTGACCGAGGTCCGCCCGATGGTCCGGGCCGCCGAACAGTCCCTCCCGCTGCCCGCGGGTGGTGTCGCCCGCACCATCGGCCAGCACTTGGCCGGCGGGATCGCCGGGGCCGCGCTGCTGGACAAGCTGTTCGGCACCGATGGTCAGCTGGCCGCCGCCGCGCTCAAGGCGGCCCGCGCTCACCTGTCCTCGGTGGACTCCGAAGGCGTGCGGGACGCGGCAGACGTGCTGCTCGACTCGATCCGCACCAACATGCGCGAGCAGCCCGCAAAGTGGCCCACCCGCAAGCTGTACGAGGAGATGACCGGGGCCTCTCAGAACTGGCAGAACGTCGGCGCCGGGGGGCCGCCGATCGGCATGGACCGCACCGGGATCTACGGCATCATCCTGGACGATGCCGACCGGCACAGCGTCGTCATGCTGTCGGGCAAGACCGCC is part of the Kitasatospora sp. NBC_01287 genome and harbors:
- a CDS encoding DUF927 domain-containing protein; this translates as MADLYDAPRAAGTPRAGSTTAARKRSARPAASTRPAKPKAAGAECAHEWRKVAEYTYSDADGTVTGWVIRKRCEGCGEKLFAQARPGASGRREYKAPTERPLYRLPDVLAAVSYGLPVYVVEGEKDADNGAAAGMVTTTNPTGAEKWLPEHTQALTGAHVVIVADRDASGYRHAAKVRDALDGVAASVRVVRGLVVETKADLSDHLAAGHGADALEEFDPAAELAALRPAVAPTDAPADDAETEPEESAGGTVVPFPRHGGEGGGRHGGGGGRGGGAAKPDEFPIPTTNGGSWTARLTHGRGIYRNDAKICEFPYVLEVVHRRMARGKREEFRLCLDPEGKGPVVRVGRQDLPRGEWGADLGAALPVDKKILDCLATAVIVEGYRKGVIHDTTPGFDGAGLLAVPPADVLPEGYGTVADCTEDDARAGWKEMAQQAAEHPKMALALGIAAFSPYVGPMRRQPFTCHLCGDARQGKTTATYAAAALFGNPRVIVRKWSRSIPGLSYGLAALGVLPPFNDELGGAGFTPVQLEEVVFTIAQRGQRTTATRYTKEAETSPPWDGTAFSTGNNSIIGQVANPGVHARVVEIATPIVGPPNTEQGAKCAEYFTGQDDDEGAGAVDRFYGWPLRWIRGVAVTEVRPMVRAAEQSLPLPAGGVARTIGQHLAGGIAGAALLDKLFGTDGQLAAAALKAARAHLSSVDSEGVRDAADVLLDSIRTNMREQPAKWPTRKLYEEMTGASQNWQNVGAGGPPIGMDRTGIYGIILDDADRHSVVMLSGKTARKLCEDDGIDETIAVRGLNQRGLLVISESMRRQKKLQNRVKVAGKTHAGYCVMLADDVEPDGTEEPPNGPSDGPGDAPRTDGPTGGQHDDSGALICRGCGGPMVADMFGDGLHATCEAPPEPDPTNGWGPGTLGAAMAEEERQTAAPVPAARPAAPASPAPAPAADAAPVAQQRAARKAPGEGVAFSISGRVTEALAAHGGDVEAATAALIKTAIPDAMALLDSCRASARYDHTSFPKMPEPLIRKGRKRADDIWEARPKFVNPDIADGIEVSALDVNGAYLSAIKSAHLPIGSLRNDREEGRNPAMFDRRRSGIYLIEPIPWTHANLPNPLGDGREATGPVWVSRSTLDAVFDAASDRYGNLCTAPTILESWTAGESTSILRKFADVLTDERIRAITTGDSVTLDYVKAMYSKFVSTAGDSNANHELNR